ATGTGCTGTCCAAGTCTTTGTTGGATTGCCCTTCTCTTGAGAAATTGTTCTTAAGTTCATGTTATAAGTTTAGTTCTCATCATCCGCTTCGGTTACAAAGTTCAAGCCTCAAGCTGATGGAAATTAAATCCAATGTATCTCTTCAAGTTGAAGCCATAAATCTTGAATATTTGGTACTAGATTTGGTTTGCTTTGGGGAAATAAATATCTCTGCATGTAAGGCCATTAGAAATCTTTCACTAATTAATTGTGAATGGGGTAAAACAGACCAGtcatcatttgaagatctcgttTCAAATCTTCCTCACCTTGAGAATTTGACTTTGGATACTAAGTATTATAAGTCGGGGTTGGAGCGCCTTAAAATCTCGAGTCAACACTTGAAAAGTTTCAAGTTCAGTAATGGGAACTATATGATCAAGGATGTCACAATTAAATCAACTCCAAAATTAACTTCATTTTGTTATGAAGGTAATATGAATTGTAACATATCACTGGAGTCACCCAATTTGTTGAACGGAAAAATTGTAATTAAAGATTATCCTCCCAACTATGACACAAATTGGTTTATCAATATGATCAATTTTTTTCTGAATCTCAACTGCTCTTGGAATATTGTGACGCTGCATGTTTTCTCAGATGAGGTATGCCCATTACTCATCTTCTATATTTTGTCTTTATTTCTCTTAATGTGATCATAATGTCTtattttatttcatgttattattCTATATACCATACATTGATATATTTGTGTTTCTTAAATTTGTATAAATGCAAAGGCTCTCATCATGCCGGACAATTGTAAAAGGATATGCCATTCTCCTCTACTTAATTGGAAGCATGTTAGAGTTATTACCCGCACTCGCTACACAGTGAGAAAATCAGACTTGAGATATGTCTTGATGTGGATCTCACCCTCTTTAAAAACATTATCTATTAATGGAGAGGACATATTCTAGTTGCCTTACAATATTATCATAACTGATGCTATATTTTTAGTCTTTTTGAGCTTGTATATACTATTTTAGTAGCTTAGCACTAATGGAATTTGCTACTTTCATTTTGCCTAGTTGGTTTGTTTTGAGAACTTAGCGGGGGTGGTAGAAGTTAATGTTATCCCCTTGTTCTAGTGTATTTTGGATGGTAACTATATCACTTTGCTCTAATGTATTTTGGAGGCTCTCTTTGTTTTTCGAGACCCCTTGTTTTAAATGAAGTTCGAAGTTAACCaccaaaaaattaattaaatatttttcttattttcttgtcGTTTATTGGAATTTCGTAAGGCTGCATATTAGCTCAGTTTGCCAAtcagttgttttattaattattttcactttttatttttatttttcattctaTGATGTCCTACTTCAATTAAATATCACTAATTGGTTGGCTCACATGTGTTGAAAACTTTATGCGTTTTCTTTAATCTACACATGAATCTCATCTTGAGTTAAAATTGTTGAGGAAGATATGTCGTTCTTTCCTACGTAGTTTGAAGCCTCTCAAGTTATCACAACTTGAGTTGAGTGATGCGTTGTTCTGGTTTACACCTTCGATAGAGACATTGTTTAttgcatattttaattaaaagtttacTAAAGGCTACAATATTAGAATTTCTTAACATAAAATATTTAAGGAATACATCTATAAAGAACAATATCTTTATAGGTAAAAAGATTATTGAaagtaaaaaaggaaaaaatattaaagaaatatTAGTCTTTCCAGCGATATATCCATTTTTTTAATGGATCTGCAGCCCCCATAAACTAAGTCATGCTAATGAACATACTCAAAAGCAATTGTTTGTCTTTGCACCTGTGCTATGCGATCAGCTGTGGAAAGCAAAAAAATAAGGCTTACCATTCTGGTGTCTCTACTGACCCTCAACAAATCCTCACAAAGGTGGCTAGTCGGACTACTGAATTTTATTAGGTGCAACAAACTAAGCATATCTTCTTGTGTTGAGCCAGCTTCTAGAAACTATAGTGGTTGTAATGAAGCAGTTGGTTAGTTAGGCTGTTATAGAATTTGTTAAGTTTGTTTCTAACTTATTGTGCGATGGCTGTTATGAGTCGTTTCTTGTAACATCT
This genomic interval from Humulus lupulus chromosome 8, drHumLupu1.1, whole genome shotgun sequence contains the following:
- the LOC133795593 gene encoding uncharacterized protein LOC133795593, whose product is MSTAAWNTARELRIKLKELSLNLEPEKGKHSKYYYYWLPKSVVNLRDLTILELSGLELGYSFSFPSLKSLSLKDVGLAYNVKNDVLSKSLLDCPSLEKLFLSSCYKFSSHHPLRLQSSSLKLMEIKSNVSLQVEAINLEYLVLDLVCFGEINISACKAIRNLSLINCEWGKTDQSSFEDLVSNLPHLENLTLDTKYYKSGLERLKISSQHLKSFKFSNGNYMIKDVTIKSTPKLTSFCYEGNMNCNISLESPNLLNGKIVIKDYPPNYDTNWFINMINFFLNLNCSWNIVTLHVFSDEALIMPDNCKRICHSPLLNWKHVRVITRTRYTVRKSDLRYVLMWISPSLKTLSINGEDIF